Sequence from the Symbiopectobacterium purcellii genome:
AACCAATTGGCACAGCAATCCGGCGTTCTGTTGTCTTATGATCCGGCACTGACGGTGGGTAAACAGAGCAGCGGATTGCAAGGGCGTTATGAGGTGGAACAAGGATTTGCACAACTGCTGGCCAACAGCGGTCTGCGCGCCGAACGCCACGCTGATGGCAGCGTCTCTATTGTGGCGCAACCGGTAGCACCGGCAACGGCTGCGGCGCCAGTGCGTAATGACCAAATCGTCGTCACTGCGCCTCCCAATACCGCGTTAAAGCTGGATGTACCGGTATCAGAAACGCCGCGTGCGATGTCCGTGGTGACACAGCAGCAGATGGAAGAGCGCGGTGCCAAGAAAGTCGATCAGGCCTTGCGCTACAGTCCCGGTGTGTTGGCATCCTATTACGGCCCGGATAATAAGACCGAATGGCTCTCCATTCGTGGCTTTAAAGATCAGTCGCGCTTCCAAAACGGACTTGCGGCCATTAACGAACGCGGTTTCTTTGTTCAGCAGTTTGACGCTTTTGGTGTGGACAGAATTGAAGTGTTAAAAGGGCCCGCATCGGTGCTGTATGGACAGAACCCGCCGGGTGGTCTGGTTAACGTGATCACCAAGCGCCCAACGCGGTTGCCGCAGGGGCAAATCTCGCTGGATTATGGCTCCAATGATTACCGCCAACTGGGGATTGATAGCGCAGGGCCGCTTAACGATGATGGCACGGTGCTCTATCGTGTTGTGGGTCTCGCGCGCGGTACCTCGGGCGAAATGGATCATGCCAAGAGCGATCGTCTCTATCTGGCACCCAGCATGACGTTCCTGATGGGGGAAGACACGGAACTGACCGTACTGGCAAGCTACATGGATACCGATTCCGATGTCACCAGCGGCTTTAAAATGCCTGCGGGTACACTGCACCACACACCGTTCGGCAAGGTGGGCTACAGAACTTCGTTGGGTGAACCCGGCCTCGATCGCAACAATACCCGTCAATTCACGCTGGGTTATGAGTTCACCCACCGTATCAATGATACCTGGACGTTCCATCAGAACACCAACTACAACTACCTGAATATGGATCTGCGTACTGCCTACGCCATGGGGGATGTTGTGGATGGCAGGGTGGATCGTGGTATGACCTACCGCGATGGTTTTGCGCAAAACTGGGCGACAGATAACCGTATGGTTGGGGAGTGGCAATGGGGCGATGTGGAGAACACGCTGCTGCTGGGGGTTGATTATCGCCGCGCCAATTCACAGAGCCGTGATGGTGATTTCTACGGTATTGGCACTATCAATATGTTTAACCCGGTGTATGGTAACGCGGTTCTGCCGCTCGACCAATTGTATGATTATCGCACTGGGCGTAACCAAATGGGTTACTACATTCAGAACCAGTTCCGCTATGACGATCGCTGGATTGCGCTGATTGGCGGCCGTTATGACAAAGCCAAATCGCGCGATCAGAATCTGACCAGTGGCACTGATAGCCGTAAGGATGACGACAAGTTCACCAAAACGGCTGGGCTGATGTACCTGTTTGATAACGGTATGTCTCCCTATATTAGCTACTCTGAATCCTTTATGCCGCTGGCAGGCGATGACGGTAAAGGAAATCCCTATAAACCGACCATGGGTAAGCAGACCGAAGTGGGGATGAAGTATACGCCTCACGGCTTTAACGGTTATGCGACCGTCGCACTGTATAACCTGGTTCAGGATAACGTATCGACCACCGATCGTGAGCATCCCGGCACGTCGACGCAAACCGGGCAGGTTCGCTCACGCGGTATCGAGTTGGAAATGAGCGGTGAGGTGGCGCGCGGCCTGACGGTGCTGGCCAACTATAACTATGGCAAAGTTGAGATTAGTAAGTCGGGTGAGGATGCAGAAATTGGTAAACGCTTCCCTGAGCAGCCCTTACAGCAGGCATCCGGTTGGGTAAATTATGCGTTTCAGGGGACACTCAGCGGCCTCTCCGTAGGTACCGGGGTGCGTTATGTTGGCAGTTCATATGGCGACAAAACGGAAAATCCTAATCTGAAAGTCCCGGCATATACCCTGTGGGATGCCATGATCGCCTATGACTTCACCAAAGATTGGCGCTTGCAGGTTAATGCTACCAACCTCAGCAACCGCGAATATGTCAGCGTGTGTGACTATTGGTGTTACTACGGTGAAGGGCGTGTGTTCAATGCCAACCTGAGCTACCGCTGGTAATCACGGGATCGATGACATTGATTGATAATAAACCCTGCTCATAAGCGGGGTTTTTTCATTTATCGTGCATTTGCCGATAGTGGTTGACTTTGCATTTAATGATAATGAAAATCATTTCATTATCATTAAATGAGACACAACGTGAACGGTCACGCGGCTACCTATGCTGACCCCGTCGAATCCCTGGCGGTACAGCGAATTTATCACGAGCATCATGTCTGGTTACAGGCGTGGCTGCGTCGGCGTTTGGGATGCTCGCAGCAGGCGGCCGATCTGGCGCAAGATACTTTTGTGCGTCTTGTCAGTACGCATCAGGCTACGCAATTGCGTGAACCTCGCGCTTGGTTGACCACCGTCGCCCACGGTTTGGTGGTGAATTTCTGGCGGCGGCGCGACATTGAAAATGCCTATTTGCAGGTGCTGGCGGAACAGCAGTTTGAGGCGGAGCCCTCTTTGGAGCAGCAGGCCATCATTATTGATACGCTGTTGGAGATAGATCGCATGCTCAGTACGTTGCCTGCCAAGGCCAGGCAGGCATTTCTTTGGGTGCACATTGATGGACTGACATACCAGCAGGTGGCCGATCGCCTTGGTGTCTCCGATCGTATGGTGAAAAAATACATGGCACAGGCAATGTTCGCTTGCCTGACCTGTCAGGAACGCTAGCTTTTACCATGCGATCTGACGATATTCCTCAGGATGTTTTCTATGATGCCGCTGAATGGTATGCCATTCTTTACGCGGATGATTGCACTGCAAATGAGCGCCATGCCTGGCAGCAATGGCTGAATAGCCATCCACTGCACCAGCAGGCGTGGCAGCGTGTTGAGCAGATTCACACCCGTTTTCATACTGTCGATAGCGCCGTGGCGTCCAGCGTATTGAGTCGTCAGGGAACCGAACGACGCCACCTGTTAAAACTGTTGGCGTTGATGACGCTGCTGGGCGGTGGTGCTTATAGCGTCCCTTGGGAAACTTATGCCGCGGACTATCGCACCGCCAAGGGAGAAAACCGGCGCTGGGTGCTGGCAGAAGGGCTGACGCTAAACCTGAATACCGATTCAGCGCTGACACGTTACGACCAGGACGGGAAGATTGTCGCGTTGCGCCTGCTGAAAGGGGAGTGCTTGCTGGAAAGCGCAGTGGCCTATCCGTTGACGTTTTCTACGCCACAGGGGATTCTGACGTTGAATTCACCCTGTCGGTTTGATGTGCGCAGTGAGACCGGTGAAAGCACGCTGGCGGTGTTTCAGGGGGACGTGTTGCTGCGCCCAACGAAGCAATCGCAGGCGTCTGTGCGCGTTAGCGCCGGGCAACAAGTGACCTTTACAGATGCGGTGAGTCAGCCTCCGCAGCCAGTGGAAGGCTTTCGCCAAAGCTGGCTGGATGGTGTAGTGCTGGCGGACAATATGCGGCTGGATACCTTGATGCGTGAATATGCGCGCTACCGCAATGGCTACTTTTCCCTCGATGACAAGGCGGCAGCGTTGCGTATTTCCGGCGTTTTTCCCTTGCAGGATGATGCGCGTTTTTTCAGTGCCCTGACTCGCACCCTCCCCATTATTGCAGAACGACGTTTTTCCTGGTGGATAACCCTGCGCGCTCGCTAATCCCTTCTGGTTTTTCATGCTAAAAACGCTAAGAATAGAACGGAGAAAAAGCAGATTCATTACCGGGCTTGTTTCGTGTGGCTTTTCTCATGCGCCTTTTCTTGTGCGCAGAGAATAGTGCGATAAACCGAGTGCTATTCTTGGTGTCGTAAGTACGTGCACAGGTCCGATCATTACGCATACAGGATGTCGTCATGCAGTTATTGAATTTAAAACAGGCCAGATGGCTGAGCCTGGGTTTCATGTTTGGGGGATTGCTGCTGCTGTTGTCACTACGGCTGTTAACGTGTTTCGTTGCCGGATTTTTGGTGTATGAAATCTTCAATTTGCTGACGCCCCATTTCCAAAAAATTATCAGTGGGAAACGCGCGCGCTGGGCGGTGGTGGCAATCATAAGTACGCTGGTGGTGAGCCTGCTCAGTCTGTTGTTTGGCAGCCTGACTGGGATTGTCATGCAGGAAATGCGTGACACCTCGGCCTTCAATGCGCGTATTGGCTTGATTCTCAATGACGTCCAACGGCACATCATGGTCTATTTACCGGGTTACTTGCCGGTGAGTGTCGAAGAGCTGCAACACGAATTTATGCGCTGGGTGCAGGAACATATCGTGATGTTGCAAACCATGGGCAAAGATTTTCTGCACGGTTTTGTCACCATGTTGATTGGTATGGTGCTGGGGGCGATCGTGTCGCTGTACAACGTGCAAGAGGATATGGAAAAACCGTTGCTCAAATCGGAACTGATGCGGCGCGTTTCGCTATTGTCGATGTCCTTTCGCAATATCGTGTTCGCCCAGGTGAAAATCTCCTCGGTTAACACCATCCTCTCTGCGGTGTTTATTCTCGGTGTACTGCCCTGCTTTGGCGTGCACCTGCCGTTTGCCAAAACGCTGGTGGTGCTGACCTTCATCTTTGGTCTGATACCGGTCATTGGCAACCTGATATCCAATTCCATCGTGTTTATTTCTGGTTTGTCGATCTCCCTGCCGGTGGCACTGGCGGCGCTGGTCTATCTGATGTTGATTCACAAACTGGAATACTTCCTCAATGCGCAGATTGTCGGCACCCGAATCAAGGCGCACGCGTGGGAAATTTTACTGGCGATGTTGGTGTTTGAAGCGGCGTTTGGTATTCCGGGCGTGATTGCTGCGCCGATTTATTATGCTTATCTGAAAAGTGAATTGAAGGAAGCGGCGCTGATTTAAGGTGGGGAAATACGTCAGCCCGCGCAGGCGGGCTGACAGTAAGGTAAGGATTAGCGTTCGGAAGTGGCAACCTGAGGTTCAGTGGTCTGCGGCTGCACGCCCAGTGGGTTATTACCCCAGCACTGCTCGTACTTCCAGCCGGTCAACTCTTCTGCGACCGCTCTGGCGTGTGCCGGCACATCGCCGATAGCGCCACCGGCTTTGATACGCTCAATCTCTTCCAGCAGGATGGCGTGATTTTCACGATCGAGTTTCATTTGCGTGGTGTAGTAGATGGCGACCAGAGCCAGCCCGATAACCCCCAGTGAGAACACGCCAACAATTGCCAGCACGGCGCTTTCAGGCTGTGCGGCATGGCCTGAAATAAACCCGAACTGCGTCAGCGTCCATCCCATGGCGAACACGATAACCGAGCGCACCATTTTGCCTGCAAACGTCATGGCACCCGCGTAAATCCCTTCACGGCGGCGGCCCGTCAGCACTTCATCCACATCGGCCAGGAAGGTGTAGACCGTCCACGGAATGTAGTAGATGCCGCCGGTACTCAGACCAAAAATGGCGGTGATCCCAAACAGCACGGCGATAGTGGCTCCGTCTGACCAGTTGGCAAAGTACAGCGCTGCATAAGCGATAACGCTCACGATAACCACCATCAGTGCCAAACGGAACGGACGCGCAAAGCCCATTTTCACGCAGATGCCGATGAATGCGGCGGTAGAGATAAGCTGCATGATGGAGCTAAAGCTGTTCAACTGCGAGACCAATGCGGTGTTTTGCTTTAACCCGAAGACGATGAAATAGGTGAAAGCCGATGCGAATAACCATTCAGCGCCAAAACCGAACAGGTACATTCCCAGGTGTTTGCGGAAAATACGCAAACGGAAGGTGGAAAGCATGTCCACGCTCAGTTTTTTCAGCGTTTGCCACAGATTGGCCGTTTTTTCATGCACCAGTTCATTCAGTGGGCGTTCCCAAGAGGTGGTGTACAGGGCAATCATTGCCGCACACATGATGAACCCGTAGGTCAGGCCGGTGTAAAAGAACGGCGTGGCGGAGTCTTTACCGTAGATGGCGATAAACTGGCCGGGGATAAAGGCGGCCAGGAAGTTAGCCAACTTACCGAAAATGGCTTTAGAGCCGGTCAGCTTGGAGCGGATCTTGAAGTCGTGCGTCATTTCGGTCGCCAACGTTTCGTATGGCACCATAATGGAGGTGTAAATCAGCTCAAACAGCACGTAGGTCGCCATGTAGTACCAGAAGCCAAAGCCACTGACCCACAGCAACGGGTAGACCAACACCAGCGGTACACCCAGCAGAATAAAGAAGCGTCGACGCCCAAACAGGCGGCCTAGCCGGGTATTGTGAAAGTTATCACTGACATACCCCATCACCGGATTACTGATGGCATCGATGATACTGGCAACGGAGAAAATGGACGCCGCTTCAACCAGCGTAAGTCCACAAAAGGTGGTATAGAAATACATCAGCCATGCGCCGCTGATCGCCAACGCGCCGCTGCCGAGCAGGTTTGCGCTGCCGTAGCAGAACGTGTGCTTAAAGGTGATAGGTTTACTCATGATCAATTTTCCTACATGTTTAAAACAATATTTCATTTGGTGTGAACCGATATTCCTATCATTTGCTCTGTTCCTGTGAAAGTAAACTGACGATCACGCTTTTAGGGCGATTTAATGGCAATTTGTCAACTTGATCATGAAATTACATTTTCTAATTTGACCGATTGTTTTTTATATAAATCCTTATTTATAATCACGCAATGCGATAATTTATTATCGCAACACAATAAAATTTACTTTTATCTCCTCCTGAATGAAGAACCTATGGCGCTATTAACTGCTAAAAAAAAGGTGATCTTCATCATAAAAACAGATGAATGCGAATAAGTGACATTTCATGCGCGAAAGCCGCCTTCAGCCTGTGCGGTCATGAGAAGGGAGTAGGTTGGGCGCGGCAGGAGGAGGCAGTGGGAAAAATGCATTTGTCGCAAATGCTACCGGTGTCGCAGTTGCTACCAGGATCGCAATCGTTTTTACTTACAAACTGATACCATCAGAGGGCAGAATTCGTTGCTGTCTGGGAGCAGCGGAAATAACACAGCCAATTAATTCAATTAAAAACCTTTATGCCAATAATAATAAATCTGGATGTGGTGCTGGCACAAAAAAAGATGCGATCGCGCGAGCTGGCCCAACGTATCGGCATTACCGAACAAAATTTGTCGCTATTAAAATCAGGTAAGGTGAAAAGCATTCGCTTTGCTACGTTGGAAAAAATCTGTGAGGTACTGGAGTGCCAGCCCGGCGACATTCTTGCCTGTCGCCGGGAAGGGTAGCGATGCGGTGTGGCGATTGCCTGTGGTAATCGCGTGTGGAATTAGTCGGGCAGGCTTTGGGCCAGCGCGGTGACAGCGGCCAAGGCACCTTGGTCGCGCAGGCGCAAGTAGGCGTCGGTCAACGCGTGCACCAACGACGGGTCGGTGCGCAGGTCATCACCAAATACCGCCGTCAGCGCCAGCAAGCCTTGTACGCGAGCCTCATCGTCCGGGGTGGATGCCACTATGCTCTGTAAGGTGCTCTTCAGCGGATCGCGAATATCGACAGCCTCGCCACGATCGTCGCTCCCGCCAATATAGCGCATCCAGCCGGCCACGCCGAGGATCAGCGCTTCGCAACGACTGCCATTGCGTCGGTGCCAGCGCAATCCGTCGAGCAGGCGCTGCGGTAACTTTTGCGAACCGTCCATGGCTATCTGCCAGGTGCGGTGGTGTAGTGCGGGGTTGGCAAAGCGCGTGAGCAGGCGTTCGGCATAGTCTGTCAGGTCAACGCCGGTGATGGTTAACGTCGGCGCTTGCTCTGCCAGCATGAGGTGGCGCACGGCACGGCGAAAGTGCGCGTCGGACATGCAGTCACTGACATGGGCGTAACCCGCAAGGTAGCCGAGATAGGCCAGAAACGAGTGGCTGCCGTTCAGCATCCTGAGCTTCATGGTTTCATAAGGTGCAACATCCTCGACCAGTTGTACCCCGGCAGCCTCCCAATGCGGCCTGCCCTGCGTAAAATGATCCTCCACCACCCACTGAATATAGGGCTCGCAGGCGATAGCGCAGGGATCGTCAACGCCGACAACCTCCGCCACGTCGTGCAGCGTTTGCGCCGTCGCGGCAGGTACGATGCGATCCACCATGGTGGAAGGGAAAGCCACTTCACGTTCAATCCATGCTGCCAGCGCGGGTGCAATCAGGCGGGCAAAATCAAGTACCGCGCGTTGGGCCGCTTTGCCGTTTTCTGGCATGTTATCGCAGGAGAGCACGCTAAAAGGGGGAATGCCCTGCGCGTGGCGGCGACGTAACGCTTCGGTAATGATGCCCGGCACCGACAGCGGCTCGCGCGGATAACGCAAATCATGCTGAATATGGGCATTATTGGTGTCCAGATTGCCGTGAGCACCCGCCAGACAATAACCTTTTTCCGTAATGGTCAGGGAGACAATCTCCGTTTGAGCATCGGCAAGCTGCGCCAAAATGGCCTCTTTGCCTTCAACGGCGGCGTGCAGCGAGGCGCACACCGCGCCCACTACGATGGCCTGATTGCCACTTTCCCCTTTTTCCAGCACGGTAAACAGATGCTGCTGTTCACGCAACGCTGAAATCAGGCTGTCATCACTGAACAACACCACTTCGCACAGTCCCCAATCGCCGCCTTCCTGATTAAGAACGCGGTGCGTCAGCAATGCCTGATGCGCACGGTGAAAAGCACCAAACCCGATATGCACCATACGCGGGCGTAGGGCACGGCGATCATAGCGCGGTACATCGACATTACCCGGCAGGGTTACAGTGGCGATATTTTGCTTTTTATCAGTCATTTATTTGTTTTTTTGCAGGTGATCATGAGCTAAAGGTAGCTGCGATTTTGCACTGGCGCAACTGGCGCTCCCAGGAGGAGAAAACTTATGCTCCTTTCTCCTAACTTATCGCGTTTTCTTCTAGCTGTGGCTCAGTCGCGGCGATTTTTGTCTTCTATTTTAGGAAGATACCCACCATCCACACGCATAGAAAGGTCTGCGCGATGAAACTGGAATCCCTCGTGTTACACCATGGCTACACCTCGGAAGCAACCACCAAATCTGCTGCCGTGCCGATTTACCAGACAACCTCTTACACGTTCGATGATACGCAGCATGGTGCTGACCTGTTCGACCTCAAGGTGGCGGGCAATATCTACAGTCGCATCATGAACCCCACTAACGCGGTGCTGGAAGCACGCTTGGCAGCGATTGAAGGCGGGATCGGCGCATTGGCACTCGCTTCGGGCATGGCGGCGATTACCTATGCGCTGCAAGCGCTGACGCAGGTCGGTGACAATATTGTTAGCACCAGTCAATTGTACGGTGGCACCTATAACCTGTTTGCACATACGTTGCCGCGTCAGGGGATTGAAGTGCGTATGTTTTCTGCCGAAGATTTCGCCGCGCTTGACGCGTTGATTGACGAGCGCACCAAGGCGGTATTCTGTGAGTCCATCGGCAATCCGGCGGGCAACGTGGTGGATATTGCTCAGATTGCCGCTATCGCCCATCGCCACGGCGTGCCGGTGATCGTCGATAACACGGTGGCAACGCCGGTGCTGTGCCGCCCGTTCGAACACGGGGCTGATATCGTGGTACATTCCCTGACCAAATATATCGGTGGGCACGGCTCCACGATTGGTGGCGCCATTATCGATAGCGGCAAATTTGACTGGGTTGCCAACAAGGCGCGCTTCCCACTGCTCAGCGAGCCAGATCCCTCTTACCACGGCGTGGTGTACACCGAGGCCTTCGGCCCGGCGGCGTATATTGGCCGCTGCCGCGTCGTCCCGTTGCGCAATACTGGCGCGGCTTTGTCGCCTCACAGCGCCTTTTTGTTATTGCAAGGCCTGGAAACGCTCAGTCTGCGCATTGAGCGGCATTGCAGCAATGCCGAGGCGCTGGCGGGTTATCTCTCGTCTCATCCGCTGGTCACCTGGGTGAACTACGCGGCCTTACCGGACAGCCCGTATAAACCGACATGCGACAAAATTTCTGGCGGCAAAGCCTCTGGGATTATCAGTTTTGGCATCACGGGCGGCAAAGCGGCTGGTGGCCATTTTATCGATGCGTTGCAGATGATCCTGCGATTGGTAAACATTGGCGATGCCAAATCACTGGCGTGCCATCCAGCCACGACCACGCACCGTCAGCTTAATCGCAAGAGCTGGCACGCGCCGGTGTGAGTGAAGATTTGGTGCGCATCTCCGTCGGGATTGAGCACATTGACGATATTATTGCGGATGTGTCGCAGGCGCTTGAGGCTTCACAGCGCGGAGCGTAACAGGGCGTTGCAGACAGCGTAGGGCGAGAAGGGATGCTTGATAAATTCCCCGGCGGATGCCGGGGAATGCAGGAATGCAACAGTGCCAATCAGGAGTGGTTGGCATCCGTTTGCGGTGCCGCCGTCTCAACTGGCTGCTGTACGTCATCCGGTACGGCAACTGGTGCATCTTGCGGCGCCAGCGTTTCCAACGGTTGTGCCGGTTCCAGCGCGCCGTTGATCTTGGTCGGCATGCCAGAACGCGTTCTGATGGCGCTATCGACATCGCTGGTGTTCACGCTCACGTCAGCAATCACTTTGCTGACTTTGGCAGTGATGCTGATCGGGGCCGGAGCGTCGGAGTGGAACTCTTCTACGGTACGAGACAGCGGATCGTGTACTTCAACATAGCGTGAACCATCTGGCTCCACGGTGGCTTTCACCGGCTCATTGATAAACTGAACGCGGGTGCCAACCGGCACATTGTTGAACAGGAATTTGATGTCGTCAGCGCGCAGACGCACGCAACCGTGGCTTACACGCAGACCGATACCGAAGTTGGCGTTGGTGCCGTGAATTGCATACAGATTGCCGATGTAGAGCGCATACAACCCCATCGGGTTATCCGGGCCTGCCGGATAGACTTTTGGCAGATACTCACCGCGTGCTGCATATTCCGCATGCATTTTGGCGGTTGGCGTCCAGGTTGGACCCGCTTTTTTACGCTGTACGCTGGTGGTCCAGTTAACCGGCGTATCTTTACCCAGTTCACCGATGCCGATAGGCAATACGATGACGGTTTTGCTGCCTTTCGGATAGTAGTACAGGCGCATTTCGGCGCTATTGATAACGATGCCTTCGCGCGGCGCGTCTGGCAGGATCAACTGCTGCGGAATAATCATCTTGCTGCCCGGCTGCGGCAGGTAGACATCCGCATTGGGGTTCGCTTCCATCAGGTTGCTCAGGCCCATTTGGTACTGGGCAGCAAAGGCTTCCAACGGCAGCGTGCTGTCCGCCGGTACGGTAATTTCCAGGTTTTCCCCGATCAGACGGCTGTTGGCCGACGGCAGCGGATAAACAACGGCGAATGCTGATTGGCTGAAAGCAGCAGCGGCCAGAAGGGTGGTTAAGATCGCGCGAATACTCATCTTCATATCTTTATTGAGTGTGTGATGCCCGAAGGGCTCTGATGTCATTTGTTGTTAGCGGTTGAACCGCCCGGATGCGCATTATATGGTCAGAACGGCCTCGGAGGGAAATAGCATGTGCAATGAATCACATTTTTTGCCTCCGGCATGAAAAAAAGAGGGGGCTCGCGGTCATTTTGGCCGTGATTATGTCATCCCTGTGCAGGCAAAACGCGTTTCTTCTGTCAGGGGGCCCCGGCTTGCGCCGAGGATGACAGGCATTAGATAAAACGACTCAGGAAGGCTTGGGTACGCGGGTGCTGCGGGGTGACCAACACATCGTCCGGGCGGCCTTGCTCAACCACCGCGCCTTCATCCATAAAGATAACTCGGTCAGCGGCTTCGCGAGCAAAACTGATCTCATGGGTGACGACGATCATGGTCAAGCCTTGCTCGGCCAGAGAACGCATGGTGGCCAGCACTTCACCGACCAGTTCGGGATCGAGTGCTGAAGTGGGTTCGTCAAACAGCATCACCGTCGGGCGAATAGCCAGCGCACGCGCAATGGCGACGCGCTGCTGCTGCCCACCAGACAGGTGACGCGGGTAGGCATCCGCTTTGTGCTCCAGCCCAACGCGCTTTAACAGCGCCATGGCATACGCCTGTGCTTCCTGGCGGTCCTGCTTATGCACACCGACCGGTGCTTCAATGATGTTTTGCAACACAGTCATATGGGGATAGAGGTTGAACTGTTGGAACACCATGCCGATGTGACTACGTTGGCGGGCAATGTCGCGTGCCGACAAGGGATAGAGTTTCTCACCGCGCAACTGATAGCCAATTTGCTCATCGCCCATCATGATAAACCCCTCATCCATCGTTTCCAGATGGTTGATGCAGCGCAGCAAGGTGGATTTTCCCGAACCCGATGGCCCTAAAATCACGACGGTTTCGCCGCTGTTTACATCCAGATCGATACCGCGCAGCACATGATTGTCGCCAAAATATTTGTGGACGTTGCGTGCGTGCACCAGCGGTGTTTGCTCATGGGGTATTGTCGTGTCGCAATGCGGCTTGCTCATTAAGGCTCCTCTTGGCCAGGCACGCGGGGTTTTACCGGGGGCAATCGACGGGTTTCCGATGCCGGGAGTCGCTCACCCCGGGAGTAATAGCGTTCGATGGCCGATTGCCCAATATTCAGCAGCGAGGTAATAAACAGATACCACATCACCGCCACCATCAACATCGGGATAACGGCAAAGGTACTGTTATAAATGGCTTGTACCGAATACAGCAGATCGCCCATGGCAATGACGCTGACCAGTGACGTCGCTTTGATCATGCTAATTAACTGGTTACCGGTAGGGGGAACGATGGCAAGCATCGCCTGCGGAATAATGATGCGGCGCAACGCACGGCTGCGGCTCATGCCGAATGCCTGCGCGGTTTCCTCCTGACCGTGATCGACTGAAAGCAGGCCGCCACGAATGATTTCCGCCATATAGGCCGCTTCATTCAGTGCCAGACCGGCAATGGCGGCCGTAAGCGGTGTGATCAGATCGTTGGTCTTCCAGCTCACCCACTCCGGGCCAAAAGGAATGCCCAGTGAGACGCGGGGAAAGAGCGTAGCGAGGTTATACCAAAAAATCAGTTGCACCAGCAGCGGCGTGCCGCGAAAAAACCAGATATAAAGCCCGGAAAGTCCGCTCAGCAGCCGATTGTTGGACATGCGCCCGATAGCCAGCAATAACCCCACTATAATGCCGATGATCATGGCCACCACGGTCAGACCCAGCGTCATCGCTAACCCGTTGAGCACGGTTTTTTCGTTAAACCACTGATAGACCACATGCCATTCAAAGTGTTTATTGGTCCCAATGGACCAAAGCACATAAAAGGCGACAATCAGCGTGAAGCCCCAGGAAAGCCGCTGGCTAACGCGGCTGGGGGGCAGGGCTCTGGCAACATCTCTCAATTTGTCCACGGCAAAAAAATGCCTCTCAACGTGATTGACGATGTAATGCGTGGTTTCTGCGAAGAAACGTCGATTACTTGGCTAAATTGATGCCCGGTGCAGGCAGCATGTTGTCTGACAAATTCCATTTCTTCATGATGGTGGCATAGGTGCCGTTATCAAACAGCTCCTGATACGCCGCCAGAATAACCGGCGTTAGCGGTGAGTCCTTCTCAAAGACCGACCCCTGATACAGATCGTCAAATCCGTTGTGTTGCCCGGTACCGGCCAGTTCAAGTTGCCCATTGGTTTGTTGCACAAAGTAGGTCAGCGGTGCCTGAGAGGAGAAGAAGGCATCCGCGCGATCGGAACGCACAGACAGGATTGAGGTCGGTTGGTCCGTGTAGGATTGTACCGTCACGGCCGGTTTTCCGGCAGCGGTACAGGCTTGCGATTGTTTGACCATCACCTGCTCGGCAGAGCCGCCAGCCAATACGGCGA
This genomic interval carries:
- a CDS encoding mannitol dehydrogenase family protein; this translates as MTDKKQNIATVTLPGNVDVPRYDRRALRPRMVHIGFGAFHRAHQALLTHRVLNQEGGDWGLCEVVLFSDDSLISALREQQHLFTVLEKGESGNQAIVVGAVCASLHAAVEGKEAILAQLADAQTEIVSLTITEKGYCLAGAHGNLDTNNAHIQHDLRYPREPLSVPGIITEALRRRHAQGIPPFSVLSCDNMPENGKAAQRAVLDFARLIAPALAAWIEREVAFPSTMVDRIVPAATAQTLHDVAEVVGVDDPCAIACEPYIQWVVEDHFTQGRPHWEAAGVQLVEDVAPYETMKLRMLNGSHSFLAYLGYLAGYAHVSDCMSDAHFRRAVRHLMLAEQAPTLTITGVDLTDYAERLLTRFANPALHHRTWQIAMDGSQKLPQRLLDGLRWHRRNGSRCEALILGVAGWMRYIGGSDDRGEAVDIRDPLKSTLQSIVASTPDDEARVQGLLALTAVFGDDLRTDPSLVHALTDAYLRLRDQGALAAVTALAQSLPD
- a CDS encoding helix-turn-helix domain-containing protein, with protein sequence MPIIINLDVVLAQKKMRSRELAQRIGITEQNLSLLKSGKVKSIRFATLEKICEVLECQPGDILACRREG
- a CDS encoding amino acid ABC transporter ATP-binding protein, coding for MSKPHCDTTIPHEQTPLVHARNVHKYFGDNHVLRGIDLDVNSGETVVILGPSGSGKSTLLRCINHLETMDEGFIMMGDEQIGYQLRGEKLYPLSARDIARQRSHIGMVFQQFNLYPHMTVLQNIIEAPVGVHKQDRQEAQAYAMALLKRVGLEHKADAYPRHLSGGQQQRVAIARALAIRPTVMLFDEPTSALDPELVGEVLATMRSLAEQGLTMIVVTHEISFAREAADRVIFMDEGAVVEQGRPDDVLVTPQHPRTQAFLSRFI
- a CDS encoding MFS transporter, whose translation is MSKPITFKHTFCYGSANLLGSGALAISGAWLMYFYTTFCGLTLVEAASIFSVASIIDAISNPVMGYVSDNFHNTRLGRLFGRRRFFILLGVPLVLVYPLLWVSGFGFWYYMATYVLFELIYTSIMVPYETLATEMTHDFKIRSKLTGSKAIFGKLANFLAAFIPGQFIAIYGKDSATPFFYTGLTYGFIMCAAMIALYTTSWERPLNELVHEKTANLWQTLKKLSVDMLSTFRLRIFRKHLGMYLFGFGAEWLFASAFTYFIVFGLKQNTALVSQLNSFSSIMQLISTAAFIGICVKMGFARPFRLALMVVIVSVIAYAALYFANWSDGATIAVLFGITAIFGLSTGGIYYIPWTVYTFLADVDEVLTGRRREGIYAGAMTFAGKMVRSVIVFAMGWTLTQFGFISGHAAQPESAVLAIVGVFSLGVIGLALVAIYYTTQMKLDRENHAILLEEIERIKAGGAIGDVPAHARAVAEELTGWKYEQCWGNNPLGVQPQTTEPQVATSER
- a CDS encoding L,D-transpeptidase family protein, producing MSIRAILTTLLAAAAFSQSAFAVVYPLPSANSRLIGENLEITVPADSTLPLEAFAAQYQMGLSNLMEANPNADVYLPQPGSKMIIPQQLILPDAPREGIVINSAEMRLYYYPKGSKTVIVLPIGIGELGKDTPVNWTTSVQRKKAGPTWTPTAKMHAEYAARGEYLPKVYPAGPDNPMGLYALYIGNLYAIHGTNANFGIGLRVSHGCVRLRADDIKFLFNNVPVGTRVQFINEPVKATVEPDGSRYVEVHDPLSRTVEEFHSDAPAPISITAKVSKVIADVSVNTSDVDSAIRTRSGMPTKINGALEPAQPLETLAPQDAPVAVPDDVQQPVETAAPQTDANHS